Sequence from the Deltaproteobacteria bacterium genome:
GCAGTAGGATGGCATGTGCGGGCGTCCTGCGAAGGCTGTTGACCTTGCCAAAAATCTCAAAAAACATGCCGTCTTTTGCCATGGCGTAATAGACCCTCGGCCCGGCCATAATCATAGCGCTTAGAACCGACAAAAGGCTTATGGCAATGGCCCCACTGAAATACTTGCTGATATGCTCCCCAAACAAGGAAACCGCAGATTTTGCCCCGACTTCAAGGACGCCGCTCATCTCCTTTGCAGGCAGTGCGTAAATGAAAACAACGTTTAAGACCAAATAGAGACATATGACCAGAAGCGTGCCCGTAAAGAGAGCCAGTGGTATATTTCTACTCGGCCTCTTGATCTCGCCTCCAAGGTAAGCAGCAGCATTCCATCCACTATAAGCAAATGAGACAAATATGAGCGATATGGCAAACTTGTCTCGAAATACGGAGTTCATCTCTAACCCTCTGGAAAAATTGGATGTTGTGCCATGCCCCACAAAAAGTCCAGCCACAACAAAGGCAACGATGAGGCCCACTTTAAACAATGTCAACCCGTTTTGCACCCTAGTGCCGAGGAAAAGACTGTGATAATGAATCAGCGAAAAGGTGATGATGATAGCTGTTGCCAACATAGTCATTGGTGAGACTGTAAGAATAGCCACCCCAAAAAAGGGAATGCTAAAGGTAAATTCCGGGATAAGAGAGGTTGGCAACGCGCGGAAAAAATACGTTGCAAAGGCAATGGAAGCTGCTGCGATAGGGGCGGAAAATCCCACGACCAAAGAGATCCAACCGGA
This genomic interval carries:
- a CDS encoding amino acid permease, producing MVGTGIFTTSGFIMEELGNPQTMLLCWLVGGIFALCGALCYGELGAMFPRAGGEYVFLRESFGKCMGFLSGWISLVVGFSAPIAAASIAFATYFFRALPTSLIPEFTFSIPFFGVAILTVSPMTMLATAIIITFSLIHYHSLFLGTRVQNGLTLFKVGLIVAFVVAGLFVGHGTTSNFSRGLEMNSVFRDKFAISLIFVSFAYSGWNAAAYLGGEIKRPSRNIPLALFTGTLLVICLYLVLNVVFIYALPAKEMSGVLEVGAKSAVSLFGEHISKYFSGAIAISLLSVLSAMIMAGPRVYYAMAKDGMFFEIFGKVNSLRRTPAHAILLQAGIAIMMALTASFGKLLLYIGFTLSLCAMLTVLGMIILRIRQPSLVRDYGTVGYPLTPLLFILGNLWIIYFCIRSRPVTSLFGLGTIGLGMLAYLYFGSRRRQDREI